A region of Polyodon spathula isolate WHYD16114869_AA chromosome 4, ASM1765450v1, whole genome shotgun sequence DNA encodes the following proteins:
- the nacad gene encoding uncharacterized protein nacad isoform X2: MPGEAARSTAPTPGLSEQEEEAETGCIPGPDKSCHTSVSSASTPSDCASIPSPLTPPQLSPSDSPECTSPFGPRLPKRQKSRSGDRPQPEGASNDCGTDVKPSPGAACSVNKYTRGPCKRGYQPVKMERIIVLIGTEVESDYKEPETIDARVVMGQEALLRNIEAQADGLTGGLGEKAKTTEDKGSAADEYSLGATTISNESGEGQKKEEEEEDTQLDTGHCVSEKGLPEHGRGLVKEIPQVLPGLVQESKAPDSAETDSLGITASLPEGEGETVQSESPQTQGEVPSLLFSEPCCTSGSQEAEPQRVGVTQSLESDLFFTAPSTPIKVVYSSHLKNNSYCSPTPSSPAEEIPDLSESEGLCSPPTSPSGSYITAEGSSRTSSCNSTSPSSSPNLIAEGELQEAPTCYVESLSEIGDEERPNMDKDSPGNLKPGEPQLVENTDFTKEVVAIHKSGQEVDKIKREICHPSWVTERDRDSPQRSSSSKSSSEDESEGSLEPPEELEPEELTADEDQDLDLETCVAEHFAALNAPLSIEEDISPELSSPCPFSHQLSTIDAGSLTPATCSSEISDTENNSPCGETLSSASEFPGSCVEEIIGSDYMIPASLLPFNANLVFQVDSMEITLFPTSGEPGNDMDAYAAGEEEGDVDEGEDEGEDEKKCNDDINEEDTSASFMNSLSETSINEGVDESFVYQDDTEESSDSASYNEEEDERLYSTERHAVMAENFPGPNDPADSKEPKAESLNSTGGSESESEMEISTGLSDTGDEQKETCTAPSLVSDDALSLKKIEETGQEIEPDSATVEPIKNNEDQEDDTDDREEEAQASSLEMETGEKCAEVSSADASERLTDAACIQVTKNSFQVEMHQSILAEHSEMKLPAEELAQALEEGRVPSVSGTQCQVLENENAACCEEIAIENVSTVEVKNPDQQNANNTEVTEPKISLDETATNDLNKGVPLLSHNKDDQRPSNIPVTAVSEIPSNITDNLTVISSDNLTPEASLNQDNLAENQPCADETSLDHHYVSYAAYSMLAISPKKENSETNLSGKGASLGSWESAIPLPPEQSCEFETESFLTCEMTHQTHTEPIESENFGSIDAATQEGNIDHSVDYNEIHEEELVPDNSDSETGVMQSVLSNWKSIEEISEAGGGEDGSSHFLEDEEDHVQGTQVALQEIEVNTAEEEKCKYVISEHSCAPSKASVGPESTRFNILSRDENKEIEDQASPTSGQENQPPVSQEESVLKVLDVVPESLEVADRDGEMSPETELSQTLETAQELEENKTDSFESPPRQSCFELDLSDAQETGHNITTDACQEQIPAAKQSAGRSSLKEDVVDQPDLTEAPTEAYGSKDEPTVLELNNEESIRYNKSEASFILVGGSFGSFKPRQNPCDNITDESAVKTPVLEIRGTGESSRVDYSQPKVPEKQKSDSGFEKKDTKQVNSVALLLEQDIKQTKCSSDFVRKDTEKPKRETPLDKQDCGPAKGDSNQEREDTKKTKSGSAFEIEEKEKPKNENPLAKQDPENGKSETYLETEDNKQAKSDSGYEEQEKDQAKRVAQLEKANNEKPKSDTPNEKQDYEQTQSDSPLENEDIEQGKSEASYKDYEQSKDNTVFKKADCETCFEEDPNTEQGKSDASLKKEDNGNTSEAIKCHSEEEPGHQSDSMDTISSTSSSILESETHLEKNDPDREDSMVLQESEEIATDRIIALDRESSESAGGNHSVVSQLSTSEDQYDHFSSERHGKAGPVHGGHVIEQQGGVEKIPKTLEETSYNEESPDEETSELGQHDKPDNFFRADISKKQAHGNREVKCNPDEGDVQEIPHLEEDIQSSCNAGNATATVEKQVTVSSAHQIHSIWDNVSRIEESQGADEGSEELPKASPPHFPAALCIQVQEPQCSSAALPHTGPSHTASPSQSHPSVDSGSEPEESSLDPIQETHLAEDLVHHLQESMNSQNKSKASAKVESLDQTEYCTEEPRGLTQSKISLECRMEKCLGSTQTESSSSSEPDLQFPCRDSPHVLPQKLPASVEQHKSHRGSVRQAQCEVTFNHKAGSCNDSDSDGSVADLEEPEVQAPHPTQSQSQLSQSVGTGDESFNKAKQSRSEKKARKAMSKLGLRQVHGVTRITIRKSKNILFVISKPDVFKSPASDIYIVFGEAKIEDLSQQVHKAAAEKFKVPMEHSPLITETTPTLTIKEESEEEEEEVDETGLEVRDIELVMAQANVSRAKAVRALRHNKNDIVNAIMELTM, from the exons ATGCCAGGTGAGGCAGCCCGGAGCACGGCACCCACACCAGGGCTATCAGAGCAGGAGGAGGAAGCTGAGACAGGATGTATCCCTGGACCAG ACAAGTCCTGCCACACCTCTGTTTCCTCTGCTTCAACCCCCAGCGATTGTGCTTCAATCCCCTCACCTCTCACCCCTCCCCAGCTCTCCCCGTCAGACAGCCCTGAATGTACCTCCCCCTTTGGTCCAAGGCTCCCCAAGAGACAGAAAAGTAGGTCAGGGGACCGACCCCAGCCAGAAGGAGCAAGCAACGACTGTGGCACTGATGTGAAGCCCAGCCCTGGAGCAGCATGCTCGGTGAACAAGTACACAAGAGGACCCTGCAAGCGTGGGTACCAGCCGGTCAAGATGGAGCGCATCATAGTGCTCATTGGCACAGAGGTGGAAAGCGACTACAAGGAACCAGAGACTATAGATGCCAGGGTGGTGATGGGACAGGAAGCCCTGCTGAGAAACATAGAAGCACAAGCGGATGGCCTGACTGGTGGCTTGGGAGAAAAAGCAAAAACGACTGAAGACAAAGGGTCTGCAGCTGATGAGTACTCTCTGGGGGCCACAACAATAAGCAATGAGTCAGGTGAGGGCCAAaagaaagaggaagaggaagaagacaCACAGCTTGACACAGGCCACTGTGTTTCAGAGAAAGGTCTCCCAGAACATGGGAGGGGACTGGTAAAGGAGATCCCGCAGGTGTTGCCTGGCCTGGTTCAGGAATCTAAAGCCCCAGACTCTGCAGAGACAGATAGCTTGGGCATTACTGCTTCCCTTCCAGAGGGTGAAGGGGAGACTGTCCAATCAGAATCACCACAAACTCAGGGTGAAGTGCCTTCCTTATTGTTTTCAGAACCTTGCTGCACAAGCGGGTCCCAGGAAGCTGAACCACAGCGGGTGGGTGTAACCCAAAGCCTAGAGTCTGACCTCTTCTTCACCGCCCCGTCCACCCCCATCAAGGTGGTCTACTCCTCGCACCTTAAGAACAACAGCTACTGTTCCCCCACCCCCAGCTCCCCTGCAGAAGAGATCCCAGACCTCTCTGAAAGTGAGGGTCTCTGCTCTCCACCCACCTCCCCCTCCGGATCCTACATCACAGCCGAGGGCAGCAGCCGGACTTCATCTTGCAACTCCACCTCCCCTTCCAGCTCTCCAAACCTCATTGCTGAGGGAGAGCTGCAGGAAGCTCCCACTTGTTACGTTGAATCTCTCTCGGAGATTGGTGATGAAGAGAGACCCAACATGGACAAGGATTCCCCTGGTAACTTAAAACCCGGTGAGCCACAGCTGGTGGAGAACACTGACTTCACAAAGGAAGTTGTGGCCATCCACAAAAGTGGCCAAGAGGTggacaaaataaaaagggaaatcTGCCATCCTAGCTGGGtgacagaaagagacagagatTCTCCCCAGAGGAGCAGTAGCAGCAAGAGTTCCTCTGAAGATGAATCAGAAGGTTCTCTAGAGCCTCCAGAGGAACTGGAGCCAGAGGAACTCACTGCAGATGAAGATCAAGACTTGGACTTGGAGACTTGTGTTGCTGAGCATTTCGCTGCCCTTAATGCACCTCTTAGTATAGAAGAAGACATTTCTCCAGAGTTGTCCTCACCTTGCCCCTTCAGCCACCAATTATCCACCATTGATGCCGGAAGCTTGACCCCAGCCACCTGCTCCTCTGAGATTTCTGACACAGAAAACAACAGCCCCTGTGGAGAGACTTTGTCCTCTGCCTCAGAATTCCCTGGCTCCTGTGTAGAGGAGATCATTGGAAGTGATTATATGATCCCTGCCTCATTGCTGCCCTTCAATGCCAACTTGGTCTTTCAGGTAGATTCCATGGAAATCACACTGTTCCCCACGTCAGGAGAGCCAGGGAATGACATGGATGCTTATGCTGCAGGAGAAGAAGAGGGTGATGTAGATGAGGGGGAGGATGAAGGGGAAGATGAGAAGAAATGCAATGATGACATCAATGAGGAGGACACATCAGCATCATTCATGAACTCACTGTCTGAGACCTCCATCAATGAGGGTGTGGATGAGTCCTTTGTGTACCAGGATGACACAGAGGAATCATCAGATTCTGCATCCTACAATGAGGAAGAGGATGAGAGGCTGTACAGCACTGAGAGGCATGCAGTGATGGCAGAAAATTTCCCCGGCCCCAACGACCCTGCAGATTCAAAGGAACCCAAAGCGGAGTCCTTAAACTCGACGGGTGGAAGTGAGAGCGAGAGTGAGATGGAGATCTCCACTGGCTTATCGGACACTGGAGATGAACAGAAAGAGACCTGCACAGCTCCTAGTTTGGTCTCTGATGATGCCTTATCTCTCAAGAAAATAGAAGAAACAGGCCAGGAGATAGAGCCTGATTCTGCGACAGTGGAGCCTATCAAGAACAATGAAGATCAAGAAGATGACACAGACGACAGGGAGGAAGAAGCACAAGCATCATCTTTGGAGATGGAGACTGGAGAAAAATGTGCAGAAGTCTCCAGCGCTGATGCTTCGGAGAGGTTAACAGATGCAGCTTGCATCCAAGTGACCAAAAACTCTTTTCAGGTTGAAATGCATCAATCCATTTTAGCAGAGCACAGTGAAATGAAGTTGCCTGCAGAAGAGTTGGCCCAAGCTCTAGAAGAAGGCAGGGTGCCCTCTGTTTCTGGAACACAATGCCAGGTGttagaaaatgaaaatgcagccTGCTGCGAAGAAATAGCCATTGAGAATGTAAGCACTGTAGAAGTCAAAAATCCTGATCAGCAAAATGCCAACAACACAGAGGTCACTGAACCAAAAATAAGCCTGGATGAAACTGCTACAAATGACCTTAATAAAGGAGTACCTCTGTTATCACACAACAAAGATGATCAGAGACCAAGCAACATACCTGTCACTGCAGTGTCAGAAATCCCTTCAAATATCACTGATAACCTGACTGTCATATCATCCGATAACCTGACCCCAGAAGCTTCTTTGAACCAGGACAACCTGGCCGAAAATCAGCCTTGTGCTGATGAAACAAGTTTGGACCACCACTATGTCTCCTATGCTGCCTATAGCATGTTAGCAATttcaccaaaaaaagaaaattctgaaACCAATCTCTCAGGAAAGGGTGCTTCTCTGGGATCATGGGAGTCTGCTATCCCACTCCCCCCTGAACAGAGTTGTGAGTTCGAGACAGAAAGCTTTCTGACATGTGAGATGACCCACCAGACACATACAGAGCCTATAGAGTCTGAAAACTTTGGTTCCATTGATGCTGCCACCCAGGAGGGAAACATTGACCATAGTGTTGATTATAATGAAATTCATGAAGAAGAGTTGGTACCTGATAACTCAGATTCTGAAACAGGTGTCATGCAGTCCGTTCTGTCTAACTGGAAATCTATCGAGGAGATATCTGAAGCAGGGGGAGGGGAAGATGGAAGCTCCCATTTTCTAGAGGATGAAGAAGACCATGTTCAGGGCACTCAAGTGGCACTCCAAGAGATAGAAGTTAACACGGCTGAAGAGGAGAAATGCAAATATGTCATTTCAGAACACAGCTGTGCACCGAGCAAAGCTTCAGTTGGTCCTGAAAGCACAAGATTCAATATTCTTTCAAGGGATGAAAACAAAGAAATTGAAGACCAAGCCTCTCCCACTTCAGGGCAGGAGAACCAGCCACCAGTTAGCCAGGAGGAATCTGTGTTGAAGGTTCTTGATGTGGTACCAGAATCTCTTGAAGTTGCAGACAGGGATGGTGAAATGAGTCCTGAAACAGAGCTATCACAGACTTTAGAAACAGCCCAAGAActggaagaaaacaaaactgattcTTTTGAATCTCCTCCAAGGCAAAGTTGTTTTGAGTTAGACCTTTCCGACGCACAAGAAACTGGACATAACATCACAACAGATGCATGTCAAGAGCAAATACCAGCTGCCAAGCAATCAGCTGGAAGAAGCTCCCTTAAGGAAGATGTGGTTGATCAACCTGACCTAACTGAGGCACCAACAGAAGCTTATGGCAGTAAAGATGAGCCAACAGTTCTTGAACTAAACAATGAAGAATCCATTAGATACAATAAATCAGAAGCATCTTTCATTTTGGTTGGGGGTTCTTTTGGCTCCTTCAAACCCAGGCAAAACCCATGTGATAATATAACTGATGAATCTGCTGTAAAAACCCCAGTTTTGGAAATCAGAGGCACAGGGGAAAGCAGCAGGGTTGATTATTCCCAACCTAAAGTACCTGAAAAGCAAAAGAGTGACTCTGGCTTTGAGAAAAAGGATACTAAACAAGTAAACAGTGTTGCCCTCCTTCTGGAACaagacattaaacaaacaaagtgCAGTTCTGATTTTGTGAGAAAGGATACAGAAAAACCAAAGAGAGAAACTCCTCTTGACAAACAAGATTGCGGACCAGCAAAAGGAGACTCTAATCAGGAGAGAGAAGatactaaaaaaacaaagagtGGTTCTGCCTTTGAAATAGAGGAAAAAGAGAAACCAAAGAATGAAAATCCCTTAGCGAAACAAGATCCAGAAAATGGAAAAAGTGAAACTTACCTTGAGACGGAGGACAATAAACAAGCAAAGAGTGACTCTGGTTATGAGGAGCAGGAAAAAGACCAGGCAAAGAGAGTTGCTCAACTGGAGAAAGCCAATAATGAAAAACCTAAGAGTGACACTCCCAATGAGAAACAAGACTATGAACAAACTCAAAGTGATTCTCCCCTTGAGAATGAAGATATTGAACAAGGAAAGAGTGAAGCTTCTTACAAAGATTATGAACAATCAAAGGATAACACTGTGTTCAAGAAAGCAGACTGTGAAACTTGCTTTGAAGAGGATCCTAATACAGAGCAAGGAAAGAGTGATGCTTCCCTCAAGAAAGAGGATAATGGAAACACAAGTGAAGCAATTAAATGTCATAGTGAGGAAGAACCAGGTCATCAAAGCGATTCCATGGACACCATTTCCAGCACTTCAAGCAGTATTTTGGAATCAGAAACTCATTTGGAGAAAAACGATCCAGATCGAGAGGACTCTATGGTTCTACAAGAGTCAGAGGAAATAGCAACAGATAGAATAATTGCTCTAGACAGGGAATCATCTGAATCTGCAGGAGGAAACCATTCAGTAGTTAGCCAGTTGTCAACCAGTGAAGACCAGTATGACCACTTCTCTAGTGAGAGACATGGCAAGGCTGGACCAGTTCATGGGGGACATGTTATTGAGCAGCAGGGTGGTGTAGAAAAGATTCCAAAGACCTTAGAAGAGACATCTTACAATGAAGAATCTCCAGACGAGGAAACTTCAGAGCTTGGTCAACATGATAAACCTGACAACTTTTTCAGAGCTGACATTTCTAAAAAACAGGCACATGGCAACAGAGAAGTAAAGTGTAATCCGGATGAAGGAGATGTTCAAGAAATCCCTCATCTAGAGGAAGATATCCAGAGTTCATGCAATGCAGGTAATGCCACTGCAACAGTAGAGAAGCAGGTTACCGTCAGCTCTGCACACCAGATCCACAGCATCTGGGACAATGTTAGCCGCATAGAGGAGAGCCAAGGTGCTGATGAAGGATCGGAAGAATTGCCTAAAGCATCACCTCCTCATTTCCCAGCAGCTCTCTGCATCCAAGTACAAGAACCTCAGTGCTCTTCCGCTGCACTCCCCCACACTGGTCCCTCCCACACGGCTTCGCCTAGCCAATCACATCCATCCGTAGACTCAGGGTCAGAACCAGAGGAGTCCTCTTTAGATCCCATCCAAGAGACACACCTGGCTGAAGATCTGGTGCATCATCTGCAGGAATCAATGAATTCACAAAACAAGTCAAAAg CCAGCGCAAAGGTGGAAAGCTTGGACCAAACAGAATATTGCACAGAGGAGCCACGTGGCCTCACCCAATCAAAGATATCTCTGGAGTGCCGCATGGAGAAGTGCCTGGGATCCACCCAGACTGAGTCGAGCTCGTCCAGTGAGCCAGACCTCCAATTCCCTTGCAGGGACAGCCCCCATGTCCTGCCGCAGAAACTGCCTGCCAGTGTGGAGCAGCACAAGAGTCACAGAGGCTCTGTCAGACAGGCCCAGTGTGAAGTCACCTTCAATCACAAAG CAGGGTCCTGCAATGATTCAGATAGTGATGGATCTGTGGCTGATCTAGAAGAACCTGAGGTACAAGCTCCTCACCCCACACAGTCCCAG TCCCAGCTCTCACAATCCGTGGGGACAGGAGACGAGTCCTTCAATAAAGCCAAGCAGAGTCGCAGTGAGAAGAAGGCACGCAAG GCCATGTCCAAGCTGGGCCTGCGGCAGGTTCATGGTGTGACCCGCATCACCATTCGCAAATCCAAAAACATCCTGTTCGTCATCAGCAAGCCCGATGTCTTCAAAAGCCCTGCCTCTGACATCTACATTGTCTTCGGAGAGGCCAAG ATCGAGGACCTATCTCAACAGGTGCACAAGGCAGCTGCTGAGAAGTTTAAGGTCCCAATGGAGCACTCGCCCCTAATCACTGAGACCACGCCCACTCTGACCATCAAGGAggagagcgaggaggaggaggaggag GTTGACGAGACGGGTTTGGAGGTTCGTGATATTGAGTTGGTGATGGCTCAGGCTAATGTCTCCCGGGCAAAGGCAGTCAGAGCGTTGAGACACAACAAAAACGATATCGTCAATGCCATTATG GAGCTGACCATGTAG